A window of Thunnus thynnus chromosome 17, fThuThy2.1, whole genome shotgun sequence contains these coding sequences:
- the dnm2a gene encoding dynamin-3 isoform X3: MGNRGMEDLIPLINKLQDAFSSIGQSCNLDLPQIAVVGGQSAGKSSVLENFVGKDFLPRGSGIVTRRPLILQLVNNKAEYAEFLHCKGKKFVDFDEVRAEIEAETDRITGSNKGISPIPINLRVYSPHVLNLTLIDLPGMTKVAVGDQPQDIEHQIRDMLMQFITKESCLILAVTPANTDLANSDALKIAKEVDPQGLRTIGVLTKLDLMDEGTDAKDILENKLLPLRRGYIGVVNRSQKDIDGKKDIRAALGAERKFFLSHPAYRHIAERMGTPHLQKTLNQQLTNHIRDTLPGLRSKLQSQLLSLEKEVEEYKNFRPDDPTRKTKALLQMVQQFGVDFEKCIEGSGDQVDTNELSGGAKINRIFHERFPFELVKIVFDEKELRREISHAIKNVHGVRTGLFTPDLAFEAIVKKQIVKLKTPCLKCIDLVIQELINTVRQCTNKLNSYPRLREETERIVTTHIREREGKSKDQVLLLIDIELSYINTNHEDFIGFANAQQRNTAANKKRAIPNQGEILVIRKGWLTINISIMKGGSKEYWFVLTAESLSWYKDEEEKEKKYMLPLDNLKLRDVEKGFMSTKHIFAIFNTEQRNVYKDLRQIELACDSQEDVDSWKASFLRAGVYPEKDQTENEEAAPADTFSMDPQLERQVETIRNLVDSYIGIINKSIRDLVPKTIMHLMINSAKDFIHSELLAYLYSSGDQNSLMEESADQAQRRDEMLRMYHALKEALHIIGDISANTITTPVPPPVNDSWMQEASPTPQRRPAPAAAPPPSRPPAVRGPTPGPPMNPSSAFGAPLNPSPAFGAPPIPSRPGPPINAFNSHQDPFSAPPQIPSRPARVPPGVPNRRPPGAPSHRPTIIRPAEPSLLD, encoded by the exons ATGGGGAACCGGGGCATGGAAGACCTGATTCCCCTGATCAACAAGCTTCAAGACGCTTTCAGCTCGATTGGCCAGAGTTGCAATTTAGATCTTCCTCAGATCGCTGTGGTCGGCGGACAGAGCGCTGGAAAAAGCTCTGTTTTGGAAAATTTCGTGGGCAA GGACTTTCTTCCACGAGGATCAGGCATTGTTACCCGCAGACCTCTCATTTTGCAGCTGGTCAACAATAAAGCAG AATATGCTGAATTCCTGCACTGCAAAGGAAAGAAGTTTGTGGATTTCGATGAAGTGCGGGCGGAAATTGAGGCGGAGACTGACAGGATAACAGGCTCCAACAAAGGCATCTCTCCCATCCCAATTAACCTGAGGGTCTACTCCCCACACG TGTTGAACCTGACGCTGATCGACTTACCGGGAATGACGAAGGTTGCCGTCGGAGACCAGCCCCAAGACATCGAGCACCAGATCAGGGACATGCTGATGCAGTTCATCACCAAGGAGAGCTGTCTGATACTGGCCGTCACGCCCGCCAACACTGATTTGGCCAACTCAGACGCTCTGAAGATCGCCAAGGAGGTGGACCCACAGG GTCTGCGTACCATTGGTGTTTTAACAAAACTGGACCTGATGGATGAAGGGACGGATGCAAAGGACATTCTTGAAAATAAACTTCTACCTCTGCGTAGAG gatACATTGGTGTGGTGAACCGCAGTCAGAAAGACATCGATGGGAAGAAGGATATTCGTGCAGCTCTGGGTGCAGAGAGGAAGTTCTTCCTTTCCCACCCTGCTTACAGACATATAGCAGAGCGAATGGGCACGCCACATCTACAAAAGACACTCAACCAG CAATTGACCAACCACATCAGAGACACCCTGCCCGGTCTGCGCAGTAAGCTGCAGAGTCAGCTCCTCTCCCTGGAGAAGGAGGTTGAGGAGTACAAGAACTTCCGTCCAGATGACCCAACACGGAAGACCAAGGCCTTGTTGCA GATGGTGCAGCAGTTCGGTGTGGACTTCGAGAAGTGTATCGAGGGCTCCGGGGACCAGGTGGACACCAACGAGCTATCGGGTGGAGCCAAGATCAACCGCATCTTTCACGAGCGCTTCCCCTTCGAACTGGTCAAG ATCGTGTTTGACGAGAAGGAGCTAAGGCGGGAAATCAGTCATGCAATCAAGAACGTTCATGGTGTCAG AACGGGGCTGTTCACTCCAGACCTGGCGTTTGAGGCCATCGTGAAAAAGCAGATCGTTAAGCTGAAAACGCCCTGTCTCAAATGTATCGATCTGGTCATTCAGGAGCTCATCAACACAGTCAGGCAGTGCACCAACAAG CTCAATTCCTACCCCAGACTGAGAGAGGAGACTGAGAGGATTGTCACCACCCAcatcagagaaagagaaggaaagagcaAGGACCAG GTTCTGCTGCTGATTGACATTGAGCTGTCCTACATCAACACCAACCACGAGGACTTCATAGGCTTTGCTAA CGCCCAGCAGAGAAACACAGCCGCAAACAAGAAGAGGGCCATACCCAACCAG GGTGAGATTCTG GTGATCAGGAAAGGCTGGCTAACCATCAACATCAGCATCATGAAGGGAGGCTCCAAGGAGTACTGGTTTGTCCTGACTGCTGAGTCCCTGTCCTGGTACAAAGATGAGGAG gaaaaagaaaagaagtatATGCTGCCCCTGGATAACCTGAAGTTAAGAGATGTGGAGAAAGGCTTTATGTCCACAAAGCACATCTTTGCAATCTTCAACACCGAACAGAG GAACGTGTACAAGGACCTTCGCCAAATAGAACTGGCATGTGATTCTCAAGAGGATGTGGACAGCTGGAAAGCATCCTTCCTCAGGGCAGGAGTTTATCCCGAGAAGGATCAG ACGGAGAATGAAGAAGCTGCCCCTGCAGACACATTCTCTATGGACCCTCAGTTGGAGCGACAGGTGGAAACAATCCGCAATCTGGTGGATTCGTATATCGGCATCATTAACAAATCCATCAGAGACCTCGTGCCCAAGACCATCATGCATCTCATGATCAACAGT GCAAAGGACTTCATCCATTCAGAGCTGCTGGCCTACCTCTACTCCTCTGGGGACCAGAACAGTCTAATGGAGGAGTCAGCTGACCAGGCCCAGCGCAGAGACGAAATGTTGCGCATGTATCACGCACTCAAGGAGGCACTGCACATTATTGGCGACATCAGCGCCAACACCATCACTACCCCAGTACCCCCGCCCGTAAATGACAGCTGGATGCAAGAAGCCAG CCCAACCCCTCAGCGCAGGCCGGCTCCTGCAGCAGCCCCGCCCCCCAGCCGTCCACCTGCTGTTCGGGGCCCAACACCAGGACCACCCATGAACCCTTCCTCTGCCTTCGGAGCTCCGCTCAACCCGTCTCCAGCCTTCGGTGCACCTCCAATCCCCTCTCGCCCAGGTCCACCCATCAATGCCTTCAACAGCCACCAGGATCCCTTCAGTGCACCTCCACAGATCCCCTCCCGGCCAGCCCGCGTCCCACCCGGTGTCCCCAA CCGAAGACCCCCTGGCGCTCCTTCTCACCGGCCCACCATTATCCGCCCTGCTGAGCCTTCCCTGCTAGACTAG
- the dnm2a gene encoding dynamin-3 isoform X2 yields MGNRGMEDLIPLINKLQDAFSSIGQSCNLDLPQIAVVGGQSAGKSSVLENFVGKDFLPRGSGIVTRRPLILQLVNNKAEYAEFLHCKGKKFVDFDEVRAEIEAETDRITGSNKGISPIPINLRVYSPHVLNLTLIDLPGMTKVAVGDQPQDIEHQIRDMLMQFITKESCLILAVTPANTDLANSDALKIAKEVDPQGLRTIGVLTKLDLMDEGTDAKDILENKLLPLRRGYIGVVNRSQKDIDGKKDIRAALGAERKFFLSHPAYRHIAERMGTPHLQKTLNQQLTNHIRDTLPGLRSKLQSQLLSLEKEVEEYKNFRPDDPTRKTKALLQMVQQFGVDFEKCIEGSGDQVDTNELSGGAKINRIFHERFPFELVKIVFDEKELRREISHAIKNVHGVRTGLFTPDLAFEAIVKKQIVKLKTPCLKCIDLVIQELINTVRQCTNKLNSYPRLREETERIVTTHIREREGKSKDQVLLLIDIELSYINTNHEDFIGFANLDYRRLDDGSPPGYSNNSAQQRNTAANKKRAIPNQVIRKGWLTINISIMKGGSKEYWFVLTAESLSWYKDEEEKEKKYMLPLDNLKLRDVEKGFMSTKHIFAIFNTEQRNVYKDLRQIELACDSQEDVDSWKASFLRAGVYPEKDQTENEEAAPADTFSMDPQLERQVETIRNLVDSYIGIINKSIRDLVPKTIMHLMINSAKDFIHSELLAYLYSSGDQNSLMEESADQAQRRDEMLRMYHALKEALHIIGDISANTITTPVPPPVNDSWMQEASPTPQRRPAPAAAPPPSRPPAVRGPTPGPPMNPSSAFGAPLNPSPAFGAPPIPSRPGPPINAFNSHQDPFSAPPQIPSRPARVPPGVPNRRPPGAPSHRPTIIRPAEPSLLD; encoded by the exons ATGGGGAACCGGGGCATGGAAGACCTGATTCCCCTGATCAACAAGCTTCAAGACGCTTTCAGCTCGATTGGCCAGAGTTGCAATTTAGATCTTCCTCAGATCGCTGTGGTCGGCGGACAGAGCGCTGGAAAAAGCTCTGTTTTGGAAAATTTCGTGGGCAA GGACTTTCTTCCACGAGGATCAGGCATTGTTACCCGCAGACCTCTCATTTTGCAGCTGGTCAACAATAAAGCAG AATATGCTGAATTCCTGCACTGCAAAGGAAAGAAGTTTGTGGATTTCGATGAAGTGCGGGCGGAAATTGAGGCGGAGACTGACAGGATAACAGGCTCCAACAAAGGCATCTCTCCCATCCCAATTAACCTGAGGGTCTACTCCCCACACG TGTTGAACCTGACGCTGATCGACTTACCGGGAATGACGAAGGTTGCCGTCGGAGACCAGCCCCAAGACATCGAGCACCAGATCAGGGACATGCTGATGCAGTTCATCACCAAGGAGAGCTGTCTGATACTGGCCGTCACGCCCGCCAACACTGATTTGGCCAACTCAGACGCTCTGAAGATCGCCAAGGAGGTGGACCCACAGG GTCTGCGTACCATTGGTGTTTTAACAAAACTGGACCTGATGGATGAAGGGACGGATGCAAAGGACATTCTTGAAAATAAACTTCTACCTCTGCGTAGAG gatACATTGGTGTGGTGAACCGCAGTCAGAAAGACATCGATGGGAAGAAGGATATTCGTGCAGCTCTGGGTGCAGAGAGGAAGTTCTTCCTTTCCCACCCTGCTTACAGACATATAGCAGAGCGAATGGGCACGCCACATCTACAAAAGACACTCAACCAG CAATTGACCAACCACATCAGAGACACCCTGCCCGGTCTGCGCAGTAAGCTGCAGAGTCAGCTCCTCTCCCTGGAGAAGGAGGTTGAGGAGTACAAGAACTTCCGTCCAGATGACCCAACACGGAAGACCAAGGCCTTGTTGCA GATGGTGCAGCAGTTCGGTGTGGACTTCGAGAAGTGTATCGAGGGCTCCGGGGACCAGGTGGACACCAACGAGCTATCGGGTGGAGCCAAGATCAACCGCATCTTTCACGAGCGCTTCCCCTTCGAACTGGTCAAG ATCGTGTTTGACGAGAAGGAGCTAAGGCGGGAAATCAGTCATGCAATCAAGAACGTTCATGGTGTCAG AACGGGGCTGTTCACTCCAGACCTGGCGTTTGAGGCCATCGTGAAAAAGCAGATCGTTAAGCTGAAAACGCCCTGTCTCAAATGTATCGATCTGGTCATTCAGGAGCTCATCAACACAGTCAGGCAGTGCACCAACAAG CTCAATTCCTACCCCAGACTGAGAGAGGAGACTGAGAGGATTGTCACCACCCAcatcagagaaagagaaggaaagagcaAGGACCAG GTTCTGCTGCTGATTGACATTGAGCTGTCCTACATCAACACCAACCACGAGGACTTCATAGGCTTTGCTAA TCTTGACTACAGAAGGCTGGATGATGGTAGCCCTCCAGGGTACAGCAACAACAG CGCCCAGCAGAGAAACACAGCCGCAAACAAGAAGAGGGCCATACCCAACCAG GTGATCAGGAAAGGCTGGCTAACCATCAACATCAGCATCATGAAGGGAGGCTCCAAGGAGTACTGGTTTGTCCTGACTGCTGAGTCCCTGTCCTGGTACAAAGATGAGGAG gaaaaagaaaagaagtatATGCTGCCCCTGGATAACCTGAAGTTAAGAGATGTGGAGAAAGGCTTTATGTCCACAAAGCACATCTTTGCAATCTTCAACACCGAACAGAG GAACGTGTACAAGGACCTTCGCCAAATAGAACTGGCATGTGATTCTCAAGAGGATGTGGACAGCTGGAAAGCATCCTTCCTCAGGGCAGGAGTTTATCCCGAGAAGGATCAG ACGGAGAATGAAGAAGCTGCCCCTGCAGACACATTCTCTATGGACCCTCAGTTGGAGCGACAGGTGGAAACAATCCGCAATCTGGTGGATTCGTATATCGGCATCATTAACAAATCCATCAGAGACCTCGTGCCCAAGACCATCATGCATCTCATGATCAACAGT GCAAAGGACTTCATCCATTCAGAGCTGCTGGCCTACCTCTACTCCTCTGGGGACCAGAACAGTCTAATGGAGGAGTCAGCTGACCAGGCCCAGCGCAGAGACGAAATGTTGCGCATGTATCACGCACTCAAGGAGGCACTGCACATTATTGGCGACATCAGCGCCAACACCATCACTACCCCAGTACCCCCGCCCGTAAATGACAGCTGGATGCAAGAAGCCAG CCCAACCCCTCAGCGCAGGCCGGCTCCTGCAGCAGCCCCGCCCCCCAGCCGTCCACCTGCTGTTCGGGGCCCAACACCAGGACCACCCATGAACCCTTCCTCTGCCTTCGGAGCTCCGCTCAACCCGTCTCCAGCCTTCGGTGCACCTCCAATCCCCTCTCGCCCAGGTCCACCCATCAATGCCTTCAACAGCCACCAGGATCCCTTCAGTGCACCTCCACAGATCCCCTCCCGGCCAGCCCGCGTCCCACCCGGTGTCCCCAA CCGAAGACCCCCTGGCGCTCCTTCTCACCGGCCCACCATTATCCGCCCTGCTGAGCCTTCCCTGCTAGACTAG